Proteins encoded in a region of the Saccharothrix ecbatanensis genome:
- a CDS encoding fibronectin type III domain-containing protein: MGSIGGANAGHRALAEIVGAQVAWWQLGFRTRRAVVRQARSGNRFPDPEIWGVALGWARHWLTAPLWWRWVRLSGATVLAVMYLLALASEWVGADPFVAFSGALTVCLPLAVGWAARQARVARMLVALAPGPRPDRPSARALAIRTSGLLLSVGLAAGVVVVALAHQHPAGRFCPPFVVDAPVRDWLRHNDGQTGAGCPAGDTRSGAGGVRYTPWNAPNRGTRFGPDYVMYGSRSDRLMVMPLVIFAAWAAEGGPSGRLGEPIEESADHTVGYVNFRGGAIVLHSGGTPQVHMGRRHSVAREPGGPCEVLDWPCITTAYSDAAGIRLSWRYQAADAFNVAWWPESGPARSRVEREVAGYELTVRDLSPATTYMVQVQACEKHFVRRSTCTRFSPPVIVRVP, encoded by the coding sequence GTGGGGTCGATCGGCGGGGCCAACGCAGGGCATCGCGCTCTCGCCGAGATCGTGGGGGCGCAGGTCGCGTGGTGGCAGCTCGGTTTCCGGACACGCCGGGCCGTGGTCCGGCAGGCGCGAAGTGGGAACCGATTCCCTGATCCGGAGATCTGGGGCGTCGCGCTGGGTTGGGCGCGTCATTGGCTGACCGCGCCACTCTGGTGGCGCTGGGTGCGGCTCTCGGGCGCGACCGTCCTCGCGGTCATGTACCTCTTGGCGCTGGCCAGCGAGTGGGTGGGGGCCGACCCGTTCGTCGCGTTCAGCGGCGCGCTCACCGTGTGCCTGCCGCTGGCCGTGGGTTGGGCCGCCAGGCAGGCACGCGTCGCCAGGATGCTTGTCGCGTTGGCCCCTGGCCCGCGGCCCGACCGGCCATCCGCGCGGGCGCTGGCGATTCGCACATCGGGCCTGCTGCTTTCGGTCGGGCTGGCGGCCGGCGTGGTCGTCGTGGCCCTCGCCCACCAGCACCCGGCCGGCCGCTTCTGCCCTCCGTTCGTCGTCGATGCGCCCGTCCGCGATTGGTTGCGGCACAACGATGGACAAACCGGGGCGGGCTGTCCCGCCGGTGACACCCGCAGTGGTGCCGGCGGCGTGCGCTACACGCCTTGGAACGCACCGAACCGAGGCACCCGATTCGGGCCGGACTACGTGATGTACGGCTCGCGGTCCGACCGCCTCATGGTGATGCCGTTGGTCATCTTCGCCGCGTGGGCCGCCGAGGGCGGACCGTCCGGGCGGCTCGGCGAACCGATCGAGGAGTCGGCGGATCACACGGTGGGCTACGTGAATTTCCGCGGCGGCGCGATCGTGCTGCACAGTGGTGGAACACCACAAGTCCACATGGGACGGCGCCACTCCGTCGCCCGCGAACCCGGCGGCCCCTGCGAAGTCCTCGATTGGCCCTGCATCACCACGGCGTACTCCGACGCGGCAGGTATTCGCCTGAGCTGGCGGTACCAGGCCGCGGACGCGTTCAACGTGGCCTGGTGGCCGGAGAGCGGCCCGGCACGGTCACGCGTGGAGCGCGAGGTCGCCGGCTACGAGCTCACCGTGCGCGACCTGAGCCCGGCGACCACCTACATGGTGCAGGTTCAGGCGTGCGAGAAGCATTTCGTGCGCCGCTCGACCTGCACGAGGTTCTCGCCCCCAGTGATCGTCAGAGTGCCGTAG
- a CDS encoding response regulator: MTLEDVVRVLVVDDHPITRDGVRAGLERSGRAVVVAEAADAPTACLLADQVPIDVALVDLRLARDSGLDVIHHLRSHWPAVRILVLSQALPREVLTAIRAGAHGWITKAATSIELGEAVTAVLTTSVIPAELAAHLVGELHRQTPPLTGREQDVLRCLAKGYDNREIAEDLGIALRTVNRHLENIRAKFGRHRRSELIRIARDLNG, translated from the coding sequence ATGACCTTGGAGGACGTGGTTCGGGTGCTGGTCGTGGACGACCACCCGATCACCCGTGACGGTGTCCGGGCCGGGCTTGAGCGCAGCGGCCGTGCGGTTGTCGTGGCGGAGGCGGCGGACGCGCCGACCGCTTGCCTGCTCGCCGACCAGGTGCCGATCGACGTAGCCCTGGTCGACCTGCGACTGGCACGCGACAGCGGTCTCGACGTGATCCACCACCTGCGCTCGCACTGGCCCGCCGTGCGGATACTCGTGCTGTCCCAAGCACTTCCCCGGGAGGTGCTCACCGCGATCCGGGCCGGTGCGCACGGCTGGATCACCAAGGCTGCCACCTCGATCGAACTGGGCGAAGCGGTCACGGCGGTGCTGACCACGTCGGTGATCCCCGCAGAGCTCGCCGCCCACCTCGTCGGCGAGCTCCACCGGCAGACCCCACCGCTCACCGGCCGCGAGCAGGACGTGCTGCGCTGCCTGGCCAAGGGCTACGACAACCGTGAAATCGCCGAAGACCTCGGGATCGCCCTGCGCACCGTCAACCGGCACCTGGAGAACATCCGCGCCAAGTTCGGCCGCCACCGCCGTTCGGAGCTGATCCGCATCGCCCGCGACCTGAACGGCTGA
- a CDS encoding VWD domain-containing protein: MLVAGTQVGATANVPATAENLQAWQAMMAKNVNSLTEGCATADYPSMAWEKIECVAPPSVPMAPKAPDPTPLNIGEGAGVVAEMPAAQPITQATGSFDMNGSTGPISVKSPVPGHGVVTNAYTLQLNTEFFKTSLCALGPELCRGWQQFVFANDGTTGGKVFIEYWLLSYKDDPLGTCPDSPGMGLNWESVTIGGKLSCYLKSAAAPVPNMPLMRDAMSNYRLVGDIVQNVATFMNGTRLYLAPGPNVFGPKPAWTMVEYNVFGYGDGSVAEFNLGADFRVRTDIVNGTTVEPKCVAAGFSSESNNLNFVLPKPPRIQPGPAILFHEKMINLDDPENRLTGACNAATTIGDTHQVTFGGLLYDFQATGDFVEAQVGTAFEVQTRKTSGGQRWPNTSVNQSVATRMGSTRVAICEGTRLVVDGRTTTLVPGDTLSLPSGVQIRNVEGAYHVKDQAGNSIRVTPNRTATPHHVNLDVGLATWPTTVRGLLGHPDNNPAALQGKDGHVFYVPVSFNDLYNVFGPSWRVAPIASLLQPCNAVASGIPSAPFHIDSLDYWTWASADRVCQNAGVPPAWRDSCVLDVAVLGSAAAAAVYVGREPPVRDNNPRVRPPCSPAGCSLSGQQPPR; the protein is encoded by the coding sequence ATGTTGGTGGCGGGAACCCAGGTCGGCGCGACGGCAAACGTGCCGGCGACCGCGGAGAACCTGCAAGCCTGGCAGGCGATGATGGCCAAGAACGTGAACTCCTTGACCGAGGGGTGCGCTACCGCCGACTACCCCTCGATGGCGTGGGAGAAGATCGAATGCGTGGCCCCGCCATCGGTTCCGATGGCGCCGAAAGCGCCTGACCCGACTCCGCTGAACATCGGGGAGGGCGCCGGCGTCGTCGCGGAAATGCCGGCCGCGCAGCCCATCACCCAGGCGACCGGCTCGTTCGACATGAACGGCAGCACCGGCCCGATCAGCGTGAAGTCGCCCGTGCCCGGGCATGGTGTGGTGACCAACGCGTACACGCTTCAGCTCAACACCGAGTTCTTCAAAACCTCGCTGTGCGCGCTTGGACCGGAACTGTGTCGAGGCTGGCAGCAGTTCGTGTTCGCCAATGACGGCACCACCGGCGGCAAGGTCTTCATCGAGTACTGGCTGCTGTCGTACAAGGATGATCCACTGGGGACCTGCCCGGACTCGCCGGGCATGGGTTTGAACTGGGAGAGCGTCACGATCGGCGGCAAACTCTCCTGCTATTTGAAGAGTGCGGCGGCTCCAGTTCCGAACATGCCGCTCATGAGGGACGCCATGTCGAACTACCGGCTGGTCGGCGACATCGTGCAGAACGTTGCCACCTTCATGAACGGAACACGGCTCTACTTGGCGCCGGGCCCTAACGTCTTCGGTCCCAAACCAGCGTGGACCATGGTCGAGTACAACGTGTTCGGCTACGGCGACGGTTCGGTTGCCGAGTTCAACCTGGGCGCGGATTTCCGTGTCCGCACGGACATCGTCAACGGCACGACAGTCGAGCCCAAGTGCGTGGCCGCGGGCTTCAGCTCCGAGAGCAACAACCTCAACTTCGTCCTGCCGAAACCGCCCAGGATCCAGCCGGGGCCCGCCATCCTCTTCCACGAGAAGATGATCAATCTGGACGATCCCGAAAACCGGCTGACCGGGGCCTGCAACGCGGCCACGACCATCGGGGACACCCACCAGGTCACGTTCGGCGGTCTGCTCTACGACTTCCAGGCGACGGGCGACTTCGTCGAGGCGCAGGTCGGCACCGCGTTCGAGGTGCAGACCCGCAAGACGTCCGGTGGCCAGCGCTGGCCGAACACGTCCGTCAACCAATCGGTCGCGACGAGGATGGGCTCGACCCGGGTGGCGATCTGCGAAGGGACGCGCCTGGTGGTGGACGGACGCACCACCACGCTGGTCCCCGGTGACACGTTGTCGCTGCCGAGCGGGGTGCAGATCCGGAACGTCGAAGGCGCCTATCACGTCAAAGACCAGGCCGGCAACAGCATCCGGGTCACCCCGAACCGGACCGCGACCCCGCATCACGTCAACCTGGACGTCGGTCTCGCGACCTGGCCTACGACGGTGCGCGGTCTGCTCGGCCACCCGGACAACAACCCCGCCGCGCTGCAAGGCAAGGACGGGCACGTGTTCTACGTCCCGGTCTCCTTCAACGACCTCTACAACGTCTTCGGCCCGAGCTGGCGGGTCGCTCCCATCGCATCACTGCTCCAGCCCTGCAACGCGGTGGCGTCGGGCATTCCGTCGGCGCCGTTCCACATCGACAGCCTCGACTACTGGACGTGGGCGTCGGCGGACCGCGTCTGCCAGAACGCCGGGGTCCCGCCGGCCTGGCGGGACTCATGCGTTCTGGACGTGGCGGTACTCGGCTCGGCGGCCGCGGCGGCCGTGTACGTCGGCCGGGAGCCTCCGGTCCGTGACAACAACCCACGGGTCCGGCCACCCTGCTCACCTGCGGGCTGCAGCCTGAGCGGCCAACAACCACCGCGATAA
- a CDS encoding tannase/feruloyl esterase family alpha/beta hydrolase translates to MASLLTSGSVASAARSSTARSSTVRPVVECANLVRDFAIPGTRAHVTRAEPVHAGVEAAHCAVLGYVEPQVRFHLKLPITTYTGRYLQHGCGGYCGALVPPSFPDCGAEVGGLAVATTDDGHVGHGPVPSTDGTWAADDQPARDDLAFRAPHVVSMAAKRIIEDFYGEPPSFSYFSGCSTGGREGLLLAQRYPHDFDGIIAGAPANYLSPLLVYQAWLARANTGADGRPVLTADRLPALHDAVMRHCDHIDGLVDGQIDDPRRCDHDPAALVCPPGADRPTCLTPAQVDAVRRLYAGPTDAHGRRLYPAGQERGSELAWAGWVIPVPEFGDASLAALLADNYLKYMGYPIGTPHSSLADVEFTTREFARLGVEGARGNAMSLDLGEFRRAGGKLILWHGWSDQGIPPRGLLDYYERLARHDDRDIRRWARVFMVPGLQHCFGGTGLTEFDPIRALLAWVEHGTAPDRIIAAGRDAEGEVVRTRPVFPYPLTARYDGTGSIDDAANFRPAPPARPTRDAVDWIGPYLHHKPGPVAP, encoded by the coding sequence ATGGCTTCTCTGCTGACCTCCGGTTCCGTCGCGTCGGCCGCTCGGAGCAGCACGGCTCGGAGCAGCACGGTCCGTCCCGTGGTCGAGTGCGCGAACCTGGTCCGCGACTTCGCGATACCGGGTACGCGCGCACACGTGACGCGGGCGGAGCCGGTGCATGCGGGCGTCGAGGCCGCGCACTGCGCGGTGCTCGGGTACGTCGAGCCGCAGGTGCGATTCCACTTGAAGCTGCCCATCACCACCTACACGGGCCGCTACCTCCAGCACGGCTGCGGCGGGTACTGCGGTGCGCTTGTGCCGCCGTCGTTCCCCGACTGCGGCGCGGAGGTCGGCGGCCTCGCGGTCGCCACCACCGACGACGGGCATGTGGGCCACGGCCCGGTGCCGTCCACGGACGGCACGTGGGCCGCCGACGACCAGCCTGCCCGCGACGACCTCGCGTTCCGCGCGCCGCACGTGGTGTCGATGGCCGCCAAGCGGATCATCGAGGACTTCTACGGCGAGCCGCCGTCGTTCTCCTACTTCAGCGGCTGCTCCACCGGCGGTCGGGAAGGGTTGCTACTGGCCCAGCGGTACCCGCACGACTTCGACGGCATCATCGCCGGCGCACCCGCCAACTACCTGTCCCCGCTGCTCGTCTACCAGGCCTGGCTGGCCCGCGCCAACACCGGCGCGGATGGCCGACCGGTGCTCACCGCCGACCGGCTGCCCGCCCTGCACGACGCCGTCATGCGGCACTGCGACCACATCGACGGCCTGGTGGACGGCCAGATCGACGACCCGCGCCGGTGCGACCACGACCCGGCCGCGCTGGTCTGCCCGCCAGGTGCCGACCGGCCGACGTGCCTCACCCCGGCCCAGGTCGACGCGGTCCGCCGGTTGTACGCCGGACCCACCGACGCGCACGGTAGGCGGCTCTACCCGGCCGGGCAGGAACGCGGCTCCGAACTGGCCTGGGCCGGCTGGGTCATCCCCGTCCCCGAGTTCGGCGACGCCTCGCTGGCCGCACTGCTCGCGGACAACTACCTCAAGTACATGGGCTACCCGATCGGCACGCCGCACTCGTCGTTGGCCGACGTCGAGTTCACCACCCGCGAGTTCGCCCGGCTGGGCGTGGAAGGCGCCCGCGGCAACGCGATGAGCCTCGACCTGGGCGAATTCCGCCGTGCGGGCGGCAAGTTGATCCTCTGGCACGGCTGGAGCGACCAGGGCATCCCGCCACGCGGCCTGCTCGACTACTACGAACGGCTGGCGCGGCACGACGACCGGGACATCCGCCGCTGGGCGCGGGTGTTCATGGTGCCCGGCCTCCAGCACTGCTTCGGCGGGACCGGCCTGACGGAATTCGACCCGATTCGCGCGCTGCTGGCGTGGGTCGAGCACGGGACCGCCCCCGACCGGATCATCGCCGCCGGCCGTGACGCAGAGGGCGAGGTGGTGCGCACCCGACCGGTGTTCCCGTACCCGCTGACCGCCCGCTACGACGGCACCGGCAGCATCGACGACGCGGCGAACTTCCGGCCCGCCCCACCGGCTCGTCCCACCCGTGACGCGGTCGACTGGATCGGCCCCTACCTGCACCACAAGCCCGGCCCGGTCGCGCCCTGA
- a CDS encoding dihydrofolate reductase family protein, whose amino-acid sequence MKLTTMTQITLDGVMQGNGHTSDEDRRNGFERGGWARGKGDDETHAFINQTYQRADAFLLGRRTYELFADSWGSLTVQDVPGWEPVMLALNTRPKYVASTTLADPAWSGTTVLSGDVAAAIADLKAKSGGELQVHGSAALTRWLLENDLVDEMTLIVVPVILGQGARLFPETGPDLALDLVESRVDSKGVTIQVYRPAGRPQYAKA is encoded by the coding sequence ATGAAGCTGACGACCATGACTCAGATCACCCTCGATGGAGTGATGCAGGGAAACGGCCACACGTCGGACGAGGACCGCAGGAACGGGTTCGAGCGCGGCGGATGGGCGCGGGGGAAGGGTGACGACGAGACCCACGCGTTCATCAACCAGACCTACCAGCGCGCCGACGCGTTCCTGCTCGGCCGGCGGACCTACGAGCTGTTCGCCGACTCCTGGGGATCGTTGACGGTCCAGGACGTCCCTGGCTGGGAGCCCGTCATGCTGGCATTGAACACACGGCCCAAGTACGTCGCGTCGACCACCCTCGCCGATCCGGCATGGTCTGGCACCACCGTCCTGTCCGGAGACGTCGCGGCCGCCATCGCGGACCTGAAGGCCAAGTCGGGGGGTGAGCTGCAGGTGCACGGCAGTGCCGCCCTGACCCGGTGGCTGCTGGAGAACGATCTGGTCGACGAGATGACTCTGATCGTGGTCCCGGTGATTCTCGGCCAGGGCGCGCGATTGTTCCCGGAGACCGGCCCGGATCTCGCGCTCGACCTGGTCGAGTCGCGCGTCGACTCAAAGGGCGTGACGATCCAGGTCTACCGGCCGGCCGGGCGTCCGCAGTATGCAAAGGCCTGA
- a CDS encoding MmcQ/YjbR family DNA-binding protein: protein MAVIEDVRALGSELERSYPVYVRGRLKFRVKQIVYVAFSLDEVVMGFAFPKEERAPLVAGEPEKFRLPSESDMRFNWVDAELAALDPTEARELVVDAWRMVVPQKVSRAYDLAHPGGPG, encoded by the coding sequence ATGGCGGTGATCGAGGATGTTCGCGCACTGGGCTCGGAGCTCGAGCGCTCCTACCCGGTCTACGTGCGCGGCCGGTTGAAGTTCCGGGTCAAACAGATCGTCTACGTCGCGTTCTCCCTCGACGAGGTGGTGATGGGGTTCGCGTTCCCCAAGGAGGAGCGCGCCCCGCTCGTCGCCGGCGAGCCGGAGAAGTTTCGGCTGCCGTCGGAGTCGGACATGCGGTTCAACTGGGTCGACGCGGAGCTCGCCGCGCTGGACCCGACCGAGGCCCGCGAGCTCGTCGTGGACGCGTGGCGGATGGTGGTACCCCAGAAGGTCTCCCGCGCCTACGACCTCGCCCATCCCGGTGGTCCGGGATGA
- a CDS encoding DUF6301 family protein: MIAHYELQGNVLRGIDAWSRVWEAVDFWAGVPWPVSRADAQRMAVDRLGWAIEVEDGLGFLVNPAFTPPGVTMSGIDTVSFVRFRIADVVTEETPATRAFLGDLFTPAVREGAARLGRPSIRRDRGRTDTTWEMGPAPVTITLSSWSVVVRFHAQTEGFCRRLRERLMREL; encoded by the coding sequence GTGATCGCGCACTATGAGCTGCAGGGGAACGTCCTGCGTGGCATCGACGCCTGGTCGCGCGTCTGGGAGGCCGTCGACTTCTGGGCCGGTGTCCCCTGGCCGGTGTCCCGCGCCGATGCCCAGCGGATGGCGGTCGACCGCCTCGGCTGGGCGATCGAGGTCGAGGACGGGCTGGGGTTCCTGGTCAACCCGGCCTTCACACCACCGGGGGTGACGATGTCCGGCATCGACACCGTGTCGTTCGTGCGCTTCCGGATCGCGGACGTGGTCACGGAGGAGACACCGGCGACGAGGGCCTTCCTCGGCGACCTCTTCACGCCGGCGGTGCGCGAAGGGGCGGCCCGGCTGGGGCGTCCGTCCATCAGGCGCGACCGCGGGCGCACCGACACGACCTGGGAGATGGGGCCCGCCCCGGTCACCATCACGCTGTCGTCGTGGTCCGTGGTGGTCCGATTCCATGCCCAGACCGAGGGGTTCTGCCGGCGGCTTCGTGAGCGCCTGATGCGGGAGCTGTAG
- a CDS encoding methyltransferase, whose translation MHVRWVEGGEKFSARWRSESGAPPPAEIVVVDDGLTADEAHRLANADKAMLWRGDFQNARQLIKAVTRRADRSGRRHAPKSPVEAFYLHRQRQARRARLLGKLLVPMETGYVVPLRRAPDVREACLAAYGPDSEPTVVSLREMLGVIGAHEWRINGVEVPGLDGRIHPHYGVFAPVRGEYVELVARAPLPSRELAFDIGTGVLAAVLAARGVESVVATDLDPRALDCARDNLDRLGFGDRVRLERTDVFPTGRAPLVVCNPPWLPAKPTSPIEHAVYDPGNRMLKAFLDRLGKHLAPGGEGWLVLSDLAEHLGLRSRDELLGAFDAAGLSIVDRLDTRPCHPRASDPDDPLHAARGVEVTSLWRLAVG comes from the coding sequence ATGCACGTCCGCTGGGTAGAGGGTGGCGAGAAGTTCAGCGCCCGCTGGCGTTCGGAGAGCGGCGCGCCGCCGCCGGCCGAGATCGTCGTGGTCGACGACGGTCTCACGGCCGACGAGGCACACCGGCTGGCCAACGCCGACAAGGCGATGCTGTGGCGCGGGGACTTCCAGAACGCACGGCAACTGATCAAAGCCGTTACCCGGCGGGCGGACCGCTCCGGCCGCCGGCACGCTCCGAAGTCGCCCGTCGAGGCGTTCTACCTGCACCGGCAGCGCCAAGCCCGGCGCGCACGGTTGCTCGGGAAGCTGTTGGTGCCCATGGAAACCGGCTACGTCGTCCCGCTGCGCCGAGCGCCCGACGTTCGCGAGGCGTGCCTCGCGGCGTACGGTCCGGACAGCGAGCCGACCGTGGTGTCGCTGCGGGAGATGCTCGGCGTGATCGGCGCGCACGAGTGGCGGATCAACGGTGTCGAGGTGCCGGGCCTCGACGGCCGCATCCACCCGCACTACGGAGTTTTCGCGCCCGTGCGTGGGGAGTACGTCGAGCTGGTCGCGCGGGCGCCGCTGCCGTCAAGGGAACTCGCCTTCGACATCGGCACCGGCGTGCTCGCAGCGGTGTTGGCCGCTCGCGGTGTCGAGTCGGTCGTCGCGACCGACCTGGACCCCAGGGCGCTGGACTGCGCGCGCGACAACCTCGACCGGCTCGGGTTCGGCGACCGCGTCCGGCTGGAGCGGACCGACGTGTTCCCGACCGGGCGCGCGCCGCTGGTGGTGTGCAACCCGCCGTGGCTGCCCGCCAAGCCGACCTCGCCGATCGAGCACGCCGTGTACGACCCGGGGAACCGGATGCTCAAGGCGTTCCTCGACCGGCTCGGCAAGCACCTCGCGCCCGGCGGGGAAGGATGGTTGGTGCTGTCCGATCTCGCCGAGCACCTCGGGCTGCGGTCGCGTGACGAGCTGCTCGGCGCGTTCGACGCGGCGGGGTTGTCCATCGTCGATCGGCTCGACACCCGGCCGTGCCACCCGCGCGCGTCCGATCCTGACGATCCGTTGCACGCGGCGAGAGGCGTCGAAGTCACCTCGCTCTGGCGGCTCGCGGTGGGGTGA
- a CDS encoding glycosyl hydrolase family 8, which translates to MTHKSGRGSLLRLVLASALVAAVAVAMPLAARPSYAATLLTTVQAESMTNGGGCTALQQDRAVYYCNNDSTYTSYAFSQVGRYSIKVRGASSAANAAGISVLVGGAKVAGLTFTGTAFTTQSAIFDVTSGGSKEIRLKLETDNGQNDTYVDYIEVHHEGAIPPPPPAPNPPSTGAFASGVYRDLFREWDPSLTDAAVTAKLNTYWDHFFTSTDDAKRLYYPAGSNANGALAYIKDTGNNDVRSEGVSYGMMIAVQMNKNAEFNALWNWAKTYMRHKTGPRSGYFCWQADFNGSCRDDNPASDGEEYFATALFFAGHRWGNGSGIYDYTTEANSILNDMLHKEDINGGVVDSVTNMFNRNQKMVVFVPYATAATFSDPSYHLPAFYELWARWATGWNGNQAADRQFWRDAAARSRQFFAQATHSTTGLNPDYAEFTGAPNNTGNHGDFRFDAWRTSVNWAVDHAWWAADANAKTLTDRLQTFFEAQGVNAYVNQYSLAGKPLSAERSPGLIASNGAASLSATNARAWKFVEALWNLQPPTGQYRYYDGLLTFMAMLHASGDFRIHKPGGDVVDTQPPTAPGNLTSPSKSSTSATLSWLPSSDNVGVTGYTAYSGTGTTGAPGCTDVTTTTCTVTGLSPNTTYVFTIKARDAAGNTSTASTSLSVTTNPPSTTAPAAPSNLTATASPGSIALGWRDNAGDETGFLVERSVGSGTGWSRLASVGAGVTEYHDSSVTAGTRYTYRVRAGNQAGDSGWSNEATATAVGAGTGNPYQQIEAELYDTGSGVTEESSDGGTAVTFAGAGSYIAFNNVDFGTTGASRVQFRVAGASPGMNVQVRVGSTSASPACTVYPDGNGTWHVKSNSCYPKVTGLRDIYITVTAPARINHFTFAS; encoded by the coding sequence GTGACCCACAAATCAGGGCGGGGCTCACTCCTCCGCCTCGTCCTCGCCTCCGCCCTTGTGGCCGCGGTCGCGGTTGCCATGCCGTTGGCCGCGCGGCCTTCCTACGCGGCCACGCTGCTGACCACCGTGCAGGCGGAGTCCATGACCAACGGGGGCGGCTGCACAGCCCTCCAACAGGACCGCGCGGTCTACTACTGCAACAACGACAGCACGTACACCTCGTACGCGTTCAGCCAGGTCGGGCGCTACAGCATCAAGGTCCGAGGTGCGTCCAGCGCTGCCAACGCGGCCGGCATCAGCGTGCTCGTCGGTGGCGCCAAGGTCGCCGGGCTCACGTTCACCGGGACGGCGTTCACCACGCAGTCGGCGATCTTCGACGTCACGTCCGGAGGCTCCAAGGAGATCCGACTCAAGCTGGAGACCGACAACGGCCAGAACGACACCTACGTCGACTACATCGAGGTGCACCACGAAGGTGCGATCCCGCCGCCGCCACCGGCGCCGAACCCGCCGTCGACCGGCGCGTTCGCCAGCGGGGTGTACCGCGACCTGTTCCGGGAGTGGGACCCGTCGCTGACCGACGCGGCCGTCACCGCCAAGCTCAACACCTACTGGGACCACTTCTTCACCAGCACGGACGACGCCAAGCGCCTGTACTACCCGGCCGGCTCCAACGCCAACGGCGCGCTGGCGTACATCAAGGACACCGGCAACAACGACGTGCGCTCCGAAGGCGTCAGCTACGGCATGATGATCGCCGTCCAGATGAACAAGAACGCGGAGTTCAACGCCCTGTGGAACTGGGCGAAGACCTACATGCGGCACAAGACCGGGCCCCGCTCGGGCTACTTCTGCTGGCAGGCCGACTTCAACGGGTCGTGCCGGGACGACAACCCCGCCTCCGACGGCGAGGAGTACTTCGCCACCGCCCTGTTCTTCGCCGGCCACCGCTGGGGCAACGGATCGGGCATCTACGACTACACCACCGAGGCCAACAGCATCCTCAACGACATGCTGCACAAGGAGGACATCAACGGCGGCGTCGTGGACAGCGTCACGAACATGTTCAACCGCAACCAGAAGATGGTCGTGTTCGTGCCGTACGCCACCGCCGCCACGTTCTCCGACCCGTCCTACCACCTGCCCGCGTTCTACGAACTCTGGGCCCGGTGGGCCACCGGATGGAACGGCAACCAGGCCGCGGACCGCCAGTTCTGGCGCGACGCCGCCGCCCGCAGCAGGCAGTTCTTCGCCCAGGCGACGCACTCCACGACCGGTCTCAACCCGGACTACGCCGAGTTCACCGGCGCGCCGAACAACACCGGCAACCACGGCGACTTCCGCTTCGACGCCTGGCGCACCTCGGTCAACTGGGCCGTGGACCACGCCTGGTGGGCCGCCGACGCCAACGCCAAGACCCTCACCGACCGACTGCAGACCTTCTTCGAAGCCCAAGGTGTCAACGCCTACGTCAACCAGTACTCCCTGGCCGGCAAGCCCCTGTCCGCAGAACGCTCCCCCGGCCTCATCGCCTCCAACGGCGCCGCCTCCCTGTCAGCCACCAACGCCCGCGCGTGGAAGTTCGTCGAGGCCCTGTGGAACCTCCAGCCACCCACCGGTCAGTACCGCTACTACGACGGTCTGTTGACCTTCATGGCCATGCTGCACGCCAGTGGCGACTTCCGCATCCACAAGCCGGGCGGTGACGTCGTCGACACCCAGCCGCCGACCGCGCCGGGCAACCTGACGTCCCCGTCCAAGTCGTCCACCAGTGCGACGCTGTCCTGGTTGCCGTCTTCCGACAACGTCGGCGTCACCGGGTACACCGCCTACTCGGGCACCGGCACAACGGGCGCTCCGGGCTGCACCGACGTCACCACCACCACGTGCACAGTCACCGGCCTCTCACCGAACACCACGTATGTCTTCACGATCAAAGCGCGCGACGCCGCCGGCAACACCAGCACGGCCTCCACGAGCCTCTCGGTGACGACCAACCCACCGTCGACCACCGCTCCGGCCGCGCCTTCGAACCTCACCGCCACCGCGTCACCCGGCTCCATCGCCCTGGGCTGGCGCGACAACGCAGGCGACGAGACCGGTTTCCTCGTCGAGCGGAGCGTCGGCAGCGGAACGGGCTGGAGCCGACTCGCGTCAGTGGGCGCCGGCGTCACCGAGTACCACGACAGTTCGGTGACCGCCGGCACGCGGTACACCTACCGCGTGCGAGCCGGCAACCAGGCCGGCGACTCGGGCTGGTCGAACGAGGCGACCGCCACCGCCGTGGGCGCCGGCACCGGCAACCCCTACCAGCAGATCGAAGCCGAGTTGTACGACACCGGCTCCGGAGTCACCGAGGAGTCATCAGACGGCGGAACCGCGGTCACCTTCGCCGGCGCCGGCAGCTACATCGCGTTCAACAACGTGGACTTCGGCACCACAGGGGCGAGCCGCGTGCAGTTCCGCGTGGCCGGCGCTTCCCCCGGGATGAACGTCCAGGTCCGCGTCGGCAGCACCTCCGCCTCACCCGCCTGCACGGTGTACCCGGACGGCAACGGCACCTGGCACGTCAAGTCGAACTCCTGCTACCCGAAGGTGACAGGACTGCGGGACATCTACATCACCGTCACCGCACCCGCCCGGATCAACCACTTCACCTTCGCGTCCTGA